A single window of Micrococcaceae bacterium Sec5.1 DNA harbors:
- a CDS encoding extracellular solute-binding protein — protein sequence MRWFFIAVCGLMMLTACGSGGAGSAVKPDSGPSTVSAKTLDEAEWSKVVDSANKEGQVTVYGVLNAKLVTILPEAFHKAYPDITVKYVRLSPADIEARLNAEIASGNATGDVFDNLANNVVDKMADTGKLVPLALPELANPEFDRKVNQRTPYSAYISQTPYAWAWNTKLLPEGIHSWGDFLKLKSSLLGVTDPSIGPAVVGLYQAMEQPQTGGEGFLDKLFSQGKPQIYAGSNPQVAALGAGEVAALLPVPLANVLAAKDGGAPVDFSLYDGSYTIPAEVGVLEGSPHPNAAQVYANWLLSEDGQKALAAGGIQPIVKSVPPRYDSKGIEFVMDKPLPPKDFTAFQQRWAKMLAK from the coding sequence ATGCGGTGGTTCTTTATTGCCGTGTGTGGGTTGATGATGCTGACTGCGTGCGGTTCTGGGGGTGCCGGTTCGGCGGTCAAGCCCGATTCAGGTCCGAGCACGGTATCGGCTAAGACTTTGGACGAGGCGGAGTGGTCGAAGGTCGTGGATTCAGCGAACAAGGAGGGTCAGGTTACGGTCTATGGCGTGCTGAATGCGAAACTGGTGACAATACTGCCGGAGGCGTTCCATAAGGCCTATCCCGACATCACGGTGAAGTATGTGCGTTTGAGTCCGGCTGATATCGAGGCACGTCTGAATGCCGAGATTGCTTCTGGAAATGCCACCGGGGACGTGTTCGACAATCTGGCTAATAATGTGGTCGACAAGATGGCTGATACGGGCAAGTTAGTGCCGTTGGCTTTACCGGAATTGGCGAACCCTGAGTTTGACCGGAAAGTGAACCAGCGGACCCCCTATTCGGCTTACATTAGTCAGACACCGTATGCGTGGGCCTGGAATACCAAGTTGCTTCCGGAGGGCATTCACTCATGGGGAGACTTCTTGAAGCTTAAGTCGTCGTTGTTGGGTGTAACAGACCCTTCGATTGGCCCGGCGGTGGTCGGTTTGTATCAAGCGATGGAGCAGCCTCAAACGGGCGGGGAGGGTTTCCTCGACAAGTTGTTCTCTCAGGGCAAACCACAGATTTACGCCGGCTCAAATCCGCAGGTAGCGGCTTTGGGGGCAGGCGAAGTTGCGGCGTTGCTCCCAGTCCCGTTGGCGAACGTTCTCGCCGCGAAAGATGGTGGTGCGCCGGTCGACTTCTCGCTCTACGACGGTTCTTACACCATCCCTGCCGAGGTGGGGGTGCTTGAGGGGAGTCCGCATCCGAACGCGGCGCAGGTGTATGCCAACTGGCTGTTGTCCGAGGACGGTCAAAAGGCGCTGGCTGCGGGCGGAATCCAGCCCATCGTGAAGTCGGTACCGCCGCGGTATGACAGTAAGGGAATTGAGTTCGTCATGGATAAGCCGCTACCCCCGAAGGACTTCACTGCCTTCCAGCAGCGCTGGGCCAAAATGCTGGCTAAGTAA
- a CDS encoding ABC transporter ATP-binding protein, protein MAKLEIQKLRKEFVGRRNDVVAVDDLSFAVDEGELLVLLGSSGCGKTTTLRLVAGLEQASAGRISIDGKVVCDTTRHLDLSPNRRDVGMVFQSFALWPHMTVRRNIGYPLRARRLRQGFEEGWIDEAARMVDCTDLLDRYPSQLSGGQQQRVAVARALVARPSLLLFDEPLSNLDARLRDQLRNEIHQLHQRVGFTGLYVTHDQSEALALGDRLAIMSEGRIEQLATPREVYENPATEFVAAFIGMGNSVPLFKTPSGWASNCGQLVGRVPDASMDAANLRVRQEAIRLGTVDSLGPGEMGIAGGTITDVEYGGASVDVIVQLRDARLVTCRIPLTGEAEHRYDIGADTTVIFSAKDAKLFPTSRADSLGPDQADNGIALKEKSGASR, encoded by the coding sequence ATGGCTAAGTTAGAGATTCAAAAATTGCGTAAGGAGTTTGTTGGCCGCCGCAATGATGTCGTCGCGGTCGACGACTTGAGCTTTGCAGTCGATGAGGGCGAGTTGTTGGTCCTGCTCGGGTCGAGTGGGTGTGGCAAGACAACCACGCTTCGTTTGGTGGCCGGCCTCGAGCAGGCATCGGCTGGCCGGATCAGTATTGACGGTAAGGTGGTCTGTGACACCACACGGCACCTCGATCTGAGTCCTAACCGGCGCGACGTTGGAATGGTTTTCCAGTCGTTCGCACTGTGGCCCCACATGACAGTTCGTCGCAACATTGGCTATCCTCTTCGGGCCCGCAGGCTGAGGCAGGGCTTCGAGGAAGGCTGGATTGACGAGGCTGCTCGAATGGTTGATTGTACTGATCTTCTCGACCGGTATCCCAGCCAGTTGAGCGGCGGCCAGCAGCAGCGCGTCGCCGTGGCGCGAGCGCTGGTGGCACGTCCTTCGCTGTTGCTGTTTGACGAGCCACTGTCGAACCTTGATGCCCGGTTGCGCGACCAACTGCGTAACGAGATTCACCAGTTGCATCAACGCGTCGGATTTACAGGGTTATACGTCACTCATGACCAGTCTGAGGCATTGGCACTCGGCGATCGGCTGGCAATCATGAGCGAGGGCCGGATTGAACAGTTGGCGACCCCACGCGAAGTCTATGAAAATCCCGCCACAGAATTCGTTGCCGCGTTTATCGGGATGGGAAACTCTGTCCCCTTGTTCAAGACACCATCGGGATGGGCCAGCAACTGCGGGCAGCTTGTGGGCCGGGTTCCCGACGCTTCAATGGACGCCGCGAACTTGCGGGTGCGCCAGGAAGCAATCCGGTTGGGAACCGTCGATTCGCTTGGCCCCGGCGAGATGGGTATCGCTGGAGGTACGATCACCGACGTCGAATATGGAGGGGCTTCAGTCGATGTCATCGTTCAACTCCGCGATGCTCGATTAGTCACCTGTCGTATCCCACTTACTGGTGAGGCGGAGCACCGTTATGACATCGGGGCTGACACGACAGTCATCTTTTCGGCCAAGGACGCCAAACTGTTTCCAACGAGTAGAGCCGATTCGCTGGGACCAGACCAGGCGGATAATGGTATTGCGCTGAAGGAAAAATCCGGGGCGAGTCGATGA